One Sphingomonas sabuli genomic region harbors:
- a CDS encoding ion channel, which produces MNVVNTVAHSVDETTVNLGLQLSLTGGLVLVMVMIHSLGLVGIGKLLHLQDKKLEERDFNVWAILLMARLGFSVFVLHLFEIAVFAFFYLKVVGLDSVEEALFFSASTYSTLGATSDYFPHDWRLMGAVEGLIGFILIGWSTAFMVSTMRKLSESPHRK; this is translated from the coding sequence GTGAACGTCGTCAACACAGTCGCGCACAGCGTCGACGAAACCACGGTCAACCTTGGCCTACAGCTGTCGCTGACCGGCGGGCTGGTGCTGGTGATGGTGATGATCCACAGCCTCGGCCTGGTCGGCATCGGCAAGCTGCTGCACCTGCAGGACAAGAAGCTGGAGGAACGCGACTTCAACGTCTGGGCGATCCTGCTGATGGCCCGGCTCGGCTTTTCGGTGTTCGTCCTCCACCTGTTCGAAATCGCGGTGTTCGCCTTTTTCTACCTCAAGGTGGTCGGGCTGGATTCGGTCGAGGAAGCACTGTTCTTTTCCGCGTCTACCTATTCGACCCTCGGCGCGACCAGCGACTATTTCCCCCACGACTGGCGGCTGATGGGCGCGGTCGAAGGACTGATCGGCTTCATCCTCATCGGCTGGTCGACCGCCTTCATGGTCAGCACGATGCGCAAATTGTCGGAGAGTCCGCACCGCAAGTGA
- a CDS encoding TonB-dependent receptor, translating to MAGVQAPAADAAQPAGDDDRGDIVVTGERARRSIRDTASSVEVITAEDIAARPIDRVDDALAATPNVQPGGGSQGPSIRGLDTTGVLSALPAFLGGNRPRTTVVVDSRAVTYNEFVFGAQPLWDVERIEVFRSPQTTTQGQNSIAGAIFVNTADPEFVPDYAVRGIAGNFHTRQVSAMATGPLVDEALAFRVAGDVRYSRTTARITDRAEGADPNHDVYGTVRAKLLATPAGLPNTRLQLTYTHLESQAPQVVQVTAPFRDRFDAGGLYGTFRIRTDSLTASARHVAGDVTASLVLTAGRSLARRYALPGLGQARNAGRDWSGEVVVNWAPDGPVGFIGGVSRKHVALDQNIDLSLISALGTFNDAQDGSGLFGEARFKPLPTVTLTAGLRYQRDRQDRSGVLAAGAKSLPLDYDRTFQAWLPKLSVAVDASDQVTVGAMVQRAYNPGGTTLRFDIGEPDEFEAETLWDYELFARLVSAGGRLHASANLYYYAIRDAQRARSIFIPTPIGPSVGFADLFNVPRAHAYGAEAAVDWRVMPALNARLALGLQRTRLDDAGPAYLEYRGNAFARAPHVSGSAAVEWRPVPEAMLSAQARYHGPYYGDDLNSQAVRVDAAAIVDARAEYRFRRVTAFVYARNLFDKFALLDRVANLRAVPEDPREFGIGLEARFSP from the coding sequence GTGGCGGGGGTGCAGGCACCCGCGGCCGATGCCGCGCAACCGGCGGGTGACGACGACCGCGGCGACATTGTCGTTACCGGGGAGCGGGCGAGGCGAAGCATCCGCGACACAGCGTCGAGCGTCGAGGTCATTACGGCCGAGGACATTGCCGCACGGCCCATCGACCGGGTCGACGACGCGCTTGCGGCCACCCCCAACGTGCAGCCGGGCGGCGGCAGTCAGGGGCCGTCGATCCGGGGCCTAGACACGACCGGCGTGCTGTCCGCGCTGCCCGCCTTCCTTGGCGGCAACCGGCCGCGTACGACCGTCGTGGTCGATAGCCGGGCGGTGACCTACAACGAGTTCGTATTCGGCGCGCAGCCCTTGTGGGACGTCGAACGGATCGAGGTTTTCCGTAGTCCCCAGACCACTACGCAAGGCCAGAATTCAATCGCGGGCGCGATTTTCGTCAATACCGCAGATCCCGAATTCGTGCCGGACTATGCGGTCCGCGGGATCGCCGGCAATTTTCATACCCGCCAAGTGTCGGCCATGGCGACCGGTCCGTTGGTCGACGAGGCGCTGGCGTTCCGGGTTGCGGGCGATGTGCGCTACAGCCGCACGACCGCCCGGATCACCGACCGGGCCGAAGGCGCTGACCCGAACCACGACGTTTACGGAACGGTGCGGGCGAAGCTGCTGGCGACCCCGGCCGGGCTGCCAAACACGCGCCTGCAACTGACCTACACCCATCTGGAAAGCCAGGCGCCGCAAGTGGTGCAGGTCACCGCGCCGTTTCGCGATCGCTTCGATGCCGGCGGCCTTTACGGCACCTTCCGAATCCGCACGGATTCGCTGACTGCATCGGCCCGGCACGTCGCGGGCGACGTGACAGCCAGCCTAGTGTTGACAGCTGGCCGCAGCCTGGCGCGGCGCTACGCTCTCCCGGGGCTTGGCCAGGCGCGCAATGCGGGGCGTGACTGGTCCGGGGAAGTCGTGGTCAATTGGGCGCCGGACGGACCGGTCGGGTTCATCGGCGGCGTTTCGCGCAAGCACGTCGCGCTGGACCAAAACATCGATTTGTCGCTGATTTCCGCGCTGGGCACCTTCAATGACGCCCAGGACGGTTCCGGCCTGTTCGGCGAGGCACGATTCAAGCCCTTGCCGACGGTTACCCTGACCGCGGGGCTACGCTACCAGCGCGATCGGCAAGACCGGTCGGGCGTGCTGGCGGCGGGGGCCAAAAGCCTGCCGCTGGATTACGACCGGACCTTCCAGGCCTGGCTTCCGAAGCTGTCGGTCGCGGTCGACGCATCCGACCAGGTGACGGTCGGCGCGATGGTCCAGCGGGCCTACAATCCCGGTGGCACGACCTTGCGCTTCGATATTGGCGAGCCGGACGAGTTCGAGGCGGAAACGCTGTGGGATTACGAACTGTTCGCGCGGCTGGTGAGCGCGGGCGGGCGGCTGCATGCGTCGGCCAACCTGTATTATTACGCGATCCGCGACGCGCAGCGGGCCAGGTCGATCTTCATCCCGACCCCGATCGGGCCGAGCGTCGGCTTCGCGGACCTGTTCAATGTGCCCCGGGCGCACGCTTATGGAGCGGAAGCCGCGGTCGATTGGCGCGTGATGCCGGCGCTGAATGCCCGGCTGGCCCTGGGCCTGCAGCGGACCCGGCTGGACGATGCCGGGCCCGCCTACCTCGAATATCGCGGCAATGCGTTCGCGCGCGCCCCCCATGTCAGCGGGTCGGCCGCCGTGGAATGGCGGCCGGTTCCCGAGGCCATGTTGTCGGCGCAAGCGCGGTACCACGGGCCGTATTATGGGGACGATCTGAACAGTCAGGCGGTGAGGGTGGACGCAGCGGCAATCGTCGATGCCCGGGCCGAATATCGCTTCCGGCGGGTTACCGCGTTCGTTTACGCCCGCAACCTGTTCGACAAGTTCGCGCTGCTCGATCGGGTCGCCAATTTACGCGCCGTCCCCGAAGACCCGCGCGAATTCGGGATTGGGCTGGAAGCCAGGTTTTCACCGTAA
- the secE gene encoding preprotein translocase subunit SecE yields MAKVSPLDFMRQVRAETAKVVWPSRQETVRTTIMVMIMTGLLGLFFFMTDAAFSAIVQFLLGLLG; encoded by the coding sequence GTGGCCAAGGTTTCCCCACTCGATTTCATGCGGCAGGTCCGCGCCGAAACGGCGAAGGTCGTGTGGCCGTCGCGGCAGGAAACCGTGCGTACCACGATCATGGTCATGATCATGACCGGGCTGCTCGGCCTCTTCTTCTTCATGACGGACGCGGCGTTCAGCGCCATCGTCCAGTTCCTGCTCGGCCTCCTCGGCTAG
- a CDS encoding winged helix-turn-helix domain-containing protein, which translates to MASSKDFASRPDFDVGPLSVSPARRRVSGPGGDVQLEPVIMQVFLLLLGSGGRVVTRNELFDHVWGGVIVGDDSLNRAIAKVRRIAAQVAPGSFEIETIPRTGYRLTGTLADEIADAPTQSDEPSSFLRNPSRRTLVGAAAVAGAAALAGGGWWWATRSSPSGFDEIMARGDRAMAEGTAFERASVGANDSPEMVRLYRQAVRLNPDSARAWGLLAYFSSISPDVISAALGTERVKTAELSVQRALALDPHEPYARLALYLLQGAMVGWAERDRQLRGIIDSDPNCIPAMMELMALLQAAGLTRESWQWNERLLKQSPFLRPSLVARALKLWIMGKDREADAVISRVVGLWPDYPFGNYARFNILALTGRAAAARPLLDGPGVADDNGMRAAFLDAVEQRRPDATEQARRTFVAIAEKNPPATNDAIMYLCALGEKEAAFEVTEGFLFWRGRFISANPANRRQVDTYNRRMTQWLFTPPVALMRADPRFAGLCNEFGLADYWRSRNVRPDYLRYGENLASSPIPNSRGSSGTARKLATRSSSANLSNRLRA; encoded by the coding sequence ATGGCCAGTTCGAAGGATTTCGCTTCCCGCCCCGACTTCGACGTCGGACCGCTGTCGGTAAGTCCCGCCCGGCGGCGGGTATCCGGGCCGGGCGGGGACGTTCAGCTCGAACCGGTGATCATGCAGGTGTTTCTGCTGCTGCTCGGCTCCGGCGGCCGCGTGGTCACTCGCAACGAATTGTTCGACCATGTCTGGGGCGGGGTAATCGTCGGCGACGACAGCCTCAACCGGGCGATCGCCAAGGTCCGCCGGATCGCCGCCCAGGTCGCACCCGGAAGCTTCGAGATCGAAACCATTCCGCGCACGGGGTACCGGCTCACCGGCACGCTGGCAGACGAAATCGCCGACGCTCCGACCCAGTCGGATGAACCTTCCTCCTTCCTTCGCAACCCGTCGCGCCGAACGCTGGTCGGGGCGGCCGCGGTGGCAGGCGCCGCGGCGCTCGCGGGTGGGGGATGGTGGTGGGCCACACGGTCGTCGCCGTCGGGATTCGACGAGATCATGGCTCGCGGCGACCGGGCGATGGCCGAAGGGACCGCTTTTGAAAGAGCCTCGGTCGGCGCCAATGACAGCCCGGAAATGGTCAGGCTGTACCGCCAGGCGGTGCGGCTCAATCCGGACAGCGCGAGGGCATGGGGCCTGCTTGCCTATTTCAGCAGCATATCGCCGGATGTCATTTCCGCTGCCTTGGGGACGGAAAGGGTCAAGACCGCGGAGCTTTCGGTCCAGCGGGCGCTGGCGCTCGATCCGCACGAACCGTACGCGCGGCTCGCGCTGTACCTGTTGCAGGGTGCGATGGTCGGGTGGGCGGAGCGCGACCGGCAGTTGCGCGGCATTATCGACAGCGACCCGAACTGCATCCCGGCGATGATGGAACTGATGGCATTGCTCCAGGCGGCGGGCCTCACCCGCGAATCCTGGCAATGGAACGAGCGGCTGCTCAAGCAGTCGCCGTTTCTTCGGCCGTCGCTGGTGGCGCGCGCGCTCAAGTTGTGGATCATGGGCAAGGATCGGGAAGCGGACGCGGTCATTTCCCGCGTCGTCGGACTTTGGCCCGATTACCCCTTTGGCAATTATGCCCGCTTCAACATCCTTGCGCTCACCGGCCGCGCGGCGGCGGCCCGGCCGCTGCTCGACGGTCCCGGCGTTGCCGATGACAATGGCATGCGCGCCGCCTTTCTCGATGCGGTCGAACAGCGCCGGCCCGACGCGACCGAACAGGCCCGGCGCACTTTCGTGGCGATTGCCGAAAAAAACCCGCCTGCAACAAACGACGCGATCATGTACCTGTGCGCGCTCGGCGAGAAAGAGGCAGCGTTCGAAGTCACCGAAGGCTTCCTCTTCTGGCGCGGCCGCTTCATCAGCGCGAACCCGGCTAACCGGCGCCAAGTCGACACCTACAACCGCCGCATGACGCAATGGCTCTTCACCCCGCCCGTGGCGCTGATGCGCGCGGACCCGCGTTTCGCCGGGCTTTGCAACGAATTCGGGCTTGCCGACTATTGGCGAAGCCGGAATGTCCGCCCGGACTATCTGCGTTACGGTGAAAACCTGGCTTCCAGCCCAATCCCGAATTCGCGCGGGTCTTCGGGGACGGCGCGTAAATTGGCGACCCGATCGAGCAGCGCGAACTTGTCGAACAGGTTGCGGGCGTAA
- a CDS encoding calcium-binding protein, producing MPTYRTFTVGNDHYGVNSGAFELDFLGGADLLIVRGGTVRAYLGDGDDLARVTGGSVQLFGQSGNDRFEIGASNGYYNGGGGNDTFVLTGGNGNVAVGRDGDDAFNLVGDGMTVTLHGDDGNDRFYGHYHDTGGEIRGGAGNDAFFDFGNAGDLGLTLYGGAGNDLYRIDTRFAPTIVELAGEGRDTVQMTAGTTWTLGGNFENLVVNPATTSFDTTRMTGNDLGNLIVGSQGSDEIRGRGGNDVIRGGGGRDQILGQLGDDTIQGGGGGDDLYGGAGSDTFVYTNLSDSPHGGAYDTYDWIRDWTEEDFIDLTGLDANATLAGHQQFEYGGSYFGYPPDNPQIGTFVLGGFGGELYLMAYTNGDEEPDLIISMSSEWGEWALNVENIIF from the coding sequence GTGCCGACCTACCGCACATTCACTGTTGGAAACGACCATTACGGGGTCAATTCCGGCGCCTTCGAACTCGACTTCCTTGGAGGAGCCGACCTGCTGATCGTTCGTGGCGGAACCGTTCGGGCGTACCTGGGCGATGGCGACGACCTTGCCCGGGTAACCGGCGGGTCGGTTCAGCTATTCGGTCAGAGTGGCAACGATCGCTTCGAAATCGGGGCATCGAACGGCTATTATAACGGCGGCGGCGGCAACGACACGTTTGTGCTAACCGGCGGGAACGGCAACGTTGCGGTCGGCCGCGACGGCGACGATGCGTTCAACCTCGTCGGCGATGGCATGACCGTCACCCTCCATGGCGATGACGGCAACGACCGCTTCTACGGCCATTACCACGACACCGGCGGCGAAATCCGCGGCGGAGCTGGCAACGACGCATTCTTCGATTTCGGAAATGCCGGCGATCTCGGACTGACCCTCTACGGCGGGGCCGGGAACGATCTTTACCGGATCGACACCCGTTTCGCACCGACGATCGTGGAGCTTGCGGGCGAGGGTCGGGACACCGTGCAAATGACCGCCGGCACGACGTGGACGCTGGGAGGCAATTTCGAAAACCTGGTCGTCAATCCGGCGACGACAAGCTTCGATACCACCCGGATGACGGGCAATGACCTTGGTAACCTGATCGTCGGTAGCCAGGGCAGCGACGAAATCCGCGGTCGCGGCGGCAACGACGTCATCCGAGGGGGCGGCGGCCGCGACCAGATCCTGGGCCAGCTCGGCGACGACACCATCCAGGGCGGCGGCGGCGGCGACGACCTTTATGGCGGGGCCGGCAGCGACACGTTCGTCTACACCAATTTAAGCGATAGCCCGCATGGCGGCGCGTACGACACTTACGACTGGATCAGGGACTGGACCGAGGAGGACTTCATCGACCTCACCGGGCTCGATGCCAACGCGACCTTGGCCGGTCACCAGCAATTCGAATATGGCGGATCGTATTTCGGCTACCCGCCCGACAATCCCCAGATCGGTACGTTCGTGTTGGGCGGGTTCGGCGGCGAGCTGTACCTGATGGCCTACACGAACGGCGATGAGGAGCCCGACCTGATCATCTCCATGTCGTCCGAATGGGGCGAATGGGCGCTGAACGTCGAAAACATCATCTTTTGA